Part of the Lonchura striata isolate bLonStr1 chromosome 22, bLonStr1.mat, whole genome shotgun sequence genome is shown below.
ACATAAGCCACATCATTCCTGCCACTCTCTGAGTCAGACAGGTGCCAAGAAGCCTCTCCTCACAGATGGGAGGTGAGACCCAGCACCCCATGGGGAGCAGTGCTGGCCCCTGTCAAGGGGGCACAAAATCCCCCACCTCTGGAAgctgtctgtgtctgtgagacACCCTGACACTGCACCCACCAAAAGCACCCCAGTCCCACACCACTGCAGCCACCATGGACAGCCCAGTCCCAGAGCACTGTGCCCACTGCGGGCATCCCAATTCCATGGCACTGCACCCACTGTGGGCTCCCAGCCCCAGAGGTTCCTGTGAGGAAGAAGCAGCAACTGAACAGGATGTGGTGAGTAGCACAGGTAGGGAGGATGGGCACCACGTGTCACAGCCACGCAGGGCATGGACCATAAAGCGCAGACACTCAGGATGGGAACACATGGCACAGCTACATAGGACAGTGACAATATGGCACGGTCACACAGGATGGGGTCCATATAGCACAGCTGCATACCCTAGGGGTGGTATGGCCACAGAGAGGGTCTGTTTGTGTGGCAGGGTGACACAGCACAGGGACCATACAGACACATGCAATAGGGACCGTACAGCTCCGTTACACAGCACAGGGACTGTGTGCCACAGCTACGTTGGATGGGGATCATACAGCACAGTCAAATAGCACAGGGACCATAGAAACAGACATTCAGGATGGGGACTATATGGCACAGCTATGTAGGACTCAGCCCATATAGCACAGCCCTGTTAGGGAATGTATGGCACAGCCATACAGGGGACAAATACAAAGGTCATGGACACATGGCACCGCTACACAGGACACAGGTGACATTGCACAGCTGTGTAGGATGAGGACCagacagcacagctgtgtgGTATAGGGACTATACATCATACACAGGGAGGACAAGGcctctgtgccacagcagcacaggatgtggagcaTATGGCACGGTTATAGGATGGGGACTGTACAAGAAAGCTACAGAGGACACAGACCTTACTGCACATCTACATAGGACAGGGACACCACAGCACTGCCCTagggcaggggctgtggcacagctATGGGATGGGCACCGAGCCTCACAGTTACACAGGACACAGGACTAACTGTGCATCTACAAGGATGGAGACTGTATGGCACAACTACAGGGGACACGGCCCCCACGGCACAGCCTCACCGGACAAGCACAGCCACCAGTCAGGGTTGTGATGTAAGAGTGGGTATCAAGCCTGGCAGTGGGGCCACCCCAGCACCATCCATGAGCACTGGCCCCCGAGGTGACCAGGAGGGACCAACCCAGCCGGGACACTCAGTGCTGCTGGCCCCAGCCTCTCCGGGCGGCTGCTGCCTCCCCAGTCCCCTTGTTCCCTTCCCCCTGCCAGCAGGCTATGTCCCCAAGTCCCCCAGCTCCCCGTCCCCCAGCTCCATCAGCACTGGCATCCCTCCCTGAAATTCCCTATGTGGCTTTGTAGGGATCTCAGGGTGGCTCTGACTGCTCCAGAGGTGTCTAAGCCCCCAACTCCCATTTGCGGctttaagggttttttcccatctctcacccccagctccatccccacatTCCATGTGAGGTTTAAAGGGTTTTTCCCATCTCTcacccccagctccatccccacatTCCATGTGAGGTTTAAAGGGTTTTTCCCATCTCTcacccccagctccatccccacatTCCATGTGAGGTTTAAGGGTTTGCTCCCATTTCTCATCCCCATCTCCTGGTCAACCCCTCCATACTCCGAGGTGACAGGGACCAAAGCCACCCCAGACCCGCCGTGTGCCACCGTTTAGGCCAGGACTCGGTCACGGCGTCTTCACCACCTCCCACGCCCCAGTGACGCAGCCGGGATTTCGGGGGTCCCAGGGAgcggcagggctgtgctgtgtgtgttcCGGGAATCGGGGTGGCTTTATCCCTCCCCACTGGACGctgctccccaaaacctcctctCCCGGAGGGTTCCCGGGGGTGACAATCTCTGCCTGTGCGGGCACAGCCGGGACCCCTTCGGCCACCGATCCGCAGTCACCGGCGGGTCCCGCCGCGGCGCCTGTCCCGTCCCGGGGGTCCCGTCCCGCTGTCGCATCCCGCGGGTCTCATCCCCGGTGCCCGGTTCCCCCGGTCCCCACTCACCCGGGCGGCCGAGCAGCGCCAGGAGCAGCGGCAGGAGCGGGACGGAGCGGGGGCCCATGTCCGCCTGCGGCCGCTCCCCGGGAGCCAGCGCCGAGtgcgggcggcggcagcggcaggAAACCGACTCCCTTCGGAGGAGGGTCCGCGGCGGAGGAAATGCCGCTGGCGGCgctggggccgggccggcggggccgggggggggcggaGAGGATGGACCCCCCCTCCCCCGGAGgcgccgtgcctcagtttccctacAGCGCCGTGCGGGGCTGCACCTCCGGAGGGGCGCGCTGGAAGCGCCCTGGGCAGGGCGCTGGTACCCGGGGTAGGGCCCCCAGGgcctcccagggctggcagtAGTGAGTGGAGGGGTTGGACACAGGGATTCTGGTGGTGTCCATCCACCCAAATATTCCCGGGGTGCTGCCAGTGATAGGGATGGGGAGCTGCCCAGCCGatggggaaggggctgccccCGACATTCAGCCCCTACTGCTCCCATCCAGCACCCATGCAAGGTCACATGTGTCAGGCTGGTGGCCGCCCCATGGCCCCGGATGCCCCTTAGCGTTACTGCTGCCTTGCCTGACCCTTGGCCAGGCCACAGATGGGGCTGCCCGGACACCCCTACCTGGCAGGTGGGCTTGGGGTCAGGAGATCCCTTGCGACAAGGGGGCCTTGGTGAGGGCAAGGGTGTCACAGCTGGGCACTGCCGAAGGGGCACCAGGGACCCCCTTCTGCACTCCTGCTCCGTTCCTCCCCACACCTCTGCTGGCCGAGATGAGAGCCCTCACACAGCTATCAGTGGGGCTGGGACCCTCACACCGGGGGTGGGTGCAGGTCCTCAGACCCTGACACCAGGGCTGGTTTTCATCTTGACTCATGGTTCACGGGCATGGGGACAGAATGGAAACGAGCCAGGGAAGTCAGCGAcgcctgtccccagcagccaggaTGTCCCCGGAGATGTCGGTGAGCCGGGGTGAGCAGCAACCATCTCCCATGACAGAGCACTGCCATCTCCTGGGGACCGCGGGGACGGGTGCTCACCCGGGGATGGGGACTGGCACCCAGCACGGGATCCTCTGAGTCCCTCGCACCCTTCTCCCCGCGGTGATGCCACAGGACAACAACCAAGTGATGGACAGTGAGATGGTGGCAGCCACAGTGTGACAAGAGGGTGGCCGTGGCGGTGGGGTGGCCACATGTACAGCCCCCTGCACCCCATTTGGCCCAGCATCTTCCCCTGCACAGCATATGGGATGGCCTTGAGATTTCAAACCAAAGAGCATCTAAACCTCAACACCAAGCACTCAGGGCCGTactggggagcagggcagggtccctgtcccactccctgccctggagaaactgaggcacactCACAGCACACCCACAGAGGGCTGGAGGCACAAGAGAGATGTGTCTCCCCACTCCCCAGTTTTAGGCTGTGGTGTCCCAAACCACACGACCCCTCTGCCCCCCGTCTCCAGCAGCACGAGGCGAGCACTGGCCGGCCCCAGCCCTGGATCGCtgtcctggcagtgtcccagcccCGGCCGGATGGCTGCATCCTTCCTGCCCGCCTGCCTTCCCTCAGtgccccaggctctgcccaCGGCTCGTGGCCCCGGAGCACGGGGCTGACGTCGGGCTGACTGGTGAGTTTGGGTTTTCGTCTCGgagagttttgttttttccctgctggCTTCCTTTCTCCACTCTGACTCCTTGGCCTCGTGGCCTTGGCTGACCCCAACGCTGccgcccctcctgccctcccagcGCCCTGGCTCTGTGCCCAGCTCCCGGCAGCCCAAAAGTAAGTGGTGGGGGGCCCTGTTGGGGTTGGAGCTGTGCTACCTCCTGCCCTCACTGTGGCTGGGTAGAAACCACCCCCAagctccactgcagcccctctgctatggtgctgtgcctgtgtggttctgtgggtgctggggagcccCCACATCCCCCACACCAGCACCCCCACCCAAATGTCTGTTGGGGTCCTGTGACTCACCACCATGAGGGCACCCAGCCAGGAGGACACCCAGCCTGGTGGCTGGGCTCGTCTGTATGTCCCCAGCATATTCCTTATCCCCTGGGGTTGGGGCTGAGCAGTGAGTGTCCAGGCTGTGAGAGTCCGggcacagcaggacagggaaCACCCCACTCCAGGGCATTGTGCCACCACAAACCATCACCGTGCAGCCACTGCgtaccccaaaaaaccctgacAGCCAACAGAAACAAGGAAATGCCAAGGCATGAAAGTGGTGGAAATCCCCATCCCGAATCCGGTCGCCTCCAGCCGCTGGCAGGCAGTGGGAGTGCTGAGACGCATGTGCAGGACACGACTCAGAAGCTGCCTGTGTGTCCGGAGACACACCCAGAGCACAAGGGGGTTCAGAAATAGGGACAGAACGAGGGCAGCCAGGACTGGCTGGAGGATGCAGGCGCAGGCTCCCTCCAGGCCACGGATTGGGAAGCCGGGGCGAGTGGCTGGGAtgctccctcccttcctctgagCGCAGCATCCCGCTGCCCCGGCGGGATAAACACCCACTTCCTGCCCTTAATcagctccagaggggctggggggaggacagagagggagagaaaaaaaaaaaaaaccaaaacgcTGGAAAGAAAAACTCATTTCCTGCgacagaagaaaaagataaagtCTGGATTCATTAAAGTGAACTTTACTGGGGAGAGACGGGAAAGAGCCAAACACAATGTCCTTGAAATTTCCTCCGCACGGCTCCGTCCACGAAAACAGGATAAAGCCGCTTCCGCTGTCTCTGCTGGAGTGcaccggggggatttggggctgggggttcGGTTACAGGCAGTCGAGGTGGGTGCAGACCTGCTGGAAAACCTCCTCCACAGAGCCCTCGGCGTTGAGCTGGGTACAGAGGGGTTAGCTGGGGGACTTGCCCAAGGGCTCTCCCTCGAGAGCAACTGGAACTCTCCCAAGGATGCATTTTGGCCATGGGTGAAGAGACCACAAAGAAGTGAGCCATCCTTGGAGGGGGTTGTGTCGGGAATGAGAGGGGTCAGGCCCACCCCAAACTAGGCAGGATTGAGTTTTCCTGCTTCCCTCATCATCCCCATCCATCACTTCCCCTCCCCTGGGACACAAGCCCCAAGCTGTGGGGCTGGCCTCAGCCGCATTCCCGCTTACCTGGCGGACGATGCCTCTGCTCTGGTAGAAGGCAATGACAGGCTCAGTGGCCTTATAGTAGGTCTCCAAACGCTTCTTGATGGTCTCCTCGTTGTCATCCACCCTCCCGCTGGTCTCTCCTCGCTTCAGCAGGCGTTTCACCATTGTGTCCTTCCCCGCATCCACGTAGAGCAGCAGCGTGGGGGGCGCGATCTGTGGACAGAGGGGACGTGGCTGTCAGCACACTGAGTTGGCGTGGCTCTGGTTTGCTTTGGCAGGATTGTGGTGGTCAGCATGAGGGTCAGTCACAGATGTCCCCACACCaccctctgcctccctccacaggggtctgggggtgaGCAGGACACAGGGATGTTCCCACAccatctcctgcctcccaccACTTTGGTCTGGGAGCCACCAGGACACTGTTCCAGTGGCCTCCAGGGCCACACAGAGGAAGGCAAAGGGACACTGCAGCCAAACCCTGGCTCTCTGCCATCACCATCATGTCAGCACTGTTGTCACACGCTCTGTCAGCCTGAGGACACCCTGGTCCCTCCCACTGTGCTctgggcacaggctgtcccCGAGGCAGGGGGTCCTGCTGCCCAGTTTGGACCCTTCTGGGATGTGATCTCTGCTGGGATGGggagcccaggctgctgctggattGAGTGCCTGTGCTAAGCTGGTGTGTGGCATGGCCCAGCATAGCACAGCACTGCACCATTCCTCACCTTCTTTTCAAACTCCTCTCCCTGTTTCACCTCGCGGGGGTATCCGTCGATCAGGAAGCCCTTGGACACATCTGCTTTGGCCACCATGGCATCCCGCAGCATGTCCAGCACCGTGTCCTGCAGCGGggagcacagagctgccacGGCTGGTATGGGACAACAGGACTCCCAGGCAGCATCCCCAGTCCCCGCTGCAAACCCCACCCTGGGACGGCAGGGCCAGAGATGCCTGAGCCACGTGCCAGCCATTAGTGTGGTGGCCCCACTGATACCCCCACACCCCACCATGTGGCAGCTGGTGCTGGTAGGGACTTACCAGGGGCACCAGCTCTCCCTTCTCCATGATGGCCTGCAGCTTCTTGCCCCGCTCCGAGCCCGAGCTGACCTCTGCCCGCAGCAGGTCCCCCGTGGAGAGGTGGGTGTAGCCATACTTCTGCACGATCTTCTCACACTGTGTCCCCTTCCCTGAGCCAGGGCCACCTGCAAGGCACGAGTGTGCCCTgagctgtgggaatccagggcttccctctggctgccctgggaccctggcaggggtcaggaacccccctggacagagcccccagagacactgcctgtgatctctggccatggaaaagagttttcaatcttacaggatgaattacaagctctgagtgtttgatataagtaataattaagtgtggcacgggtacaaaagtaaaattttaggattctagataaggggtccaaagggcacaagatggaggaaattgggtgtgtcttgtcctttttctccttcttcatgccctccatatctcactgtggtgttggcatttttctgttggttcaggctggggacacactgtccaacgtaggtgacagatattggcacgttattgtaaacccagcccagggagtttctggtatttaatgtttgtcacatcccactgagggcagagccccacacgctgccctgcaggacagagctgggcagggcagcagaatatgtgagagataaacagaataaaaaacctgggaaccagcacagaccaattatggcttcttctttggcaatggggcagaaagacagagactttctacaatttcagaatcatcaatacctcagattctgacaccgAGCCACGGGTAAGGAGAGGGAGGGGTACACGGAGCAGCAGCGCAGACACACACAAGTCCCCAGAGCTCGGTGACACGTCACTTGGTGTCCCCAAGCCCAGCACCAAGTGGATGGACA
Proteins encoded:
- the AK1 gene encoding adenylate kinase isoenzyme 1 codes for the protein MSAEKLKQHKIIFVVGGPGSGKGTQCEKIVQKYGYTHLSTGDLLRAEVSSGSERGKKLQAIMEKGELVPLDTVLDMLRDAMVAKADVSKGFLIDGYPREVKQGEEFEKKIAPPTLLLYVDAGKDTMVKRLLKRGETSGRVDDNEETIKKRLETYYKATEPVIAFYQSRGIVRQLNAEGSVEEVFQQVCTHLDCL